The following proteins are co-located in the uncultured Draconibacterium sp. genome:
- a CDS encoding right-handed parallel beta-helix repeat-containing protein, which translates to MKLKFTLLLGMIILLGMNVFSQERITISSPAYLNEPILGDTLSDGTHPERIYVLERGGTYYVRGVLENLNFKLHLVAADGDGPMPIVRADLQEDGTQSWIMFAGQKDVEMEGIFLDAQSENEGYNPANWCLAYFGKDANLTFNNCVFANTGQGGVGAWNAVNEFTVTNCKFYNMGNIEFSDQGAGRMVECRDSEVKKLTVTNNTVVNSYDRMVRHRNGAGVIHEMVFSHNTIINNGGYFGVMELGNVGKSVEITDNLFIDAMSFGADQSDAQRRTEFNMHGETDGSGNEKIVWIGSVPNDSTAYSIKNNIYSVSSELAAFYTSKGVDGGPILTDHITSKLSSPEKAFIKKDVSVAEAPAAMIDLLDWYYETRIKGVTPDADYNRMTIDYMLNTLNCAYTVSDFDFLGTDGVPVGDPYWGSSAVSRVTIASPAYLNEPILGDTLTDGTHPARTYVLERGGTYYVRGVLENLNFKLHLVAEDGDGPMPIVRADLQEDGTQSWIMFAGQKDVEMEGIFLDAQSENEGYNPANWCLAYFGKDANLTFNNCVFANTGQGGVGAWNAVNEFTVTNCKFYNMGNIEFSDQGAGRMVECRDSEVKKLTVTNNTVVNSYDRMVRHRNGAGVIHEMVFSHNTIINNGGYFGVMELGNVGKSVEITDNLFIDAMSFGADQSDAQRRTEFNMHGETDGSGNEKIVWIGSVPNDSTAYSIKNNIYSVSSELAAFYTSKGVDGGPILTDHITSKLSDPEKAFIKKDVSVIEAPAAMIDLLEWYYTTRIKGVTPDADYNRMTIDYMLNTLDCQYNVSDAEFIGTDGTPVGDPYWDPSVVTAVNEIRTTGLELTTYPNPFTSFTTVQFNLDTYASVNIRIYDITGKAVKQFNAGTFAPGVNNLKIQKDNMVSGIYILRLDAETQFGMQKIVVK; encoded by the coding sequence ATGAAACTAAAATTTACTTTGTTATTAGGAATGATAATTCTTTTGGGAATGAATGTATTTTCTCAGGAAAGGATTACTATTTCGTCACCAGCTTACTTAAACGAACCGATTCTGGGTGATACACTTTCAGACGGTACACACCCTGAAAGAATCTATGTATTGGAGCGTGGTGGAACTTACTACGTGCGTGGAGTACTCGAAAACCTGAACTTTAAACTGCACCTGGTTGCCGCCGATGGCGATGGCCCGATGCCAATTGTTAGAGCCGACCTTCAGGAAGATGGAACTCAGTCGTGGATTATGTTTGCCGGCCAAAAAGATGTTGAAATGGAAGGAATCTTTTTGGATGCACAATCAGAAAACGAAGGATATAATCCGGCAAACTGGTGTTTGGCTTATTTCGGAAAAGATGCGAATTTAACGTTTAATAACTGTGTTTTTGCGAATACCGGACAAGGTGGTGTTGGTGCCTGGAATGCCGTAAACGAATTTACCGTTACCAATTGTAAATTTTACAACATGGGTAACATCGAATTTAGCGACCAGGGAGCGGGCCGTATGGTAGAATGCCGCGACAGTGAAGTTAAAAAGCTTACAGTTACCAATAACACTGTTGTAAACAGCTACGACCGTATGGTACGTCACCGTAATGGTGCCGGTGTAATTCACGAAATGGTTTTCAGCCACAATACAATCATTAACAACGGTGGATATTTTGGCGTTATGGAATTGGGTAACGTTGGTAAATCGGTTGAAATTACTGATAACCTGTTTATTGATGCCATGTCGTTTGGTGCCGATCAAAGCGATGCTCAACGTCGTACTGAGTTTAATATGCACGGTGAAACCGATGGTTCAGGAAACGAAAAAATTGTATGGATTGGTTCGGTTCCTAACGATTCAACGGCTTATTCAATCAAGAATAACATCTATTCAGTTTCTTCAGAACTTGCTGCTTTTTATACCTCAAAAGGTGTTGACGGAGGTCCGATTTTAACCGACCACATCACAAGCAAACTGAGCAGTCCTGAGAAAGCATTCATCAAAAAAGATGTTTCTGTGGCAGAAGCGCCTGCTGCTATGATCGATCTTTTGGACTGGTATTATGAAACCAGAATTAAAGGTGTTACACCTGATGCAGATTACAACAGAATGACAATTGATTACATGTTGAATACCTTAAACTGTGCTTATACCGTTTCTGATTTCGACTTCCTTGGAACTGATGGTGTGCCTGTAGGTGATCCTTACTGGGGATCTTCTGCTGTTTCCAGAGTTACTATTGCCTCGCCTGCTTATCTGAATGAGCCTATTTTGGGTGATACGCTTACCGATGGTACACATCCGGCCAGAACCTATGTATTGGAGCGTGGTGGAACTTACTACGTGCGTGGAGTACTCGAAAACCTGAACTTTAAACTGCACCTGGTTGCCGAAGATGGCGATGGCCCGATGCCTATAGTTAGAGCCGATCTTCAGGAAGATGGAACTCAGTCGTGGATTATGTTTGCCGGCCAAAAAGATGTTGAAATGGAAGGAATCTTTTTGGATGCACAATCAGAAAACGAAGGATATAATCCGGCCAACTGGTGTTTGGCTTATTTCGGAAAAGATGCGAATTTAACGTTTAATAACTGTGTTTTTGCGAATACCGGACAAGGTGGTGTTGGTGCCTGGAATGCCGTAAACGAATTTACCGTTACCAATTGTAAATTTTACAACATGGGTAACATCGAATTTAGCGACCAGGGAGCGGGCCGTATGGTAGAATGCCGCGACAGCGAAGTTAAAAAGCTTACCGTTACCAATAACACTGTTGTAAACAGCTACGACCGTATGGTTCGTCACCGAAATGGTGCCGGTGTAATTCACGAAATGGTTTTCAGCCACAATACAATCATTAACAACGGCGGTTATTTTGGTGTTATGGAATTGGGTAACGTTGGTAAATCGGTTGAAATTACTGACAACCTGTTTATCGATGCCATGTCGTTTGGTGCCGATCAAAGCGATGCTCAGCGTCGTACTGAGTTTAATATGCACGGAGAAACCGATGGTTCAGGAAACGAAAAAATTGTATGGATTGGTTCTGTTCCAAACGATTCAACGGCTTATTCAATCAAGAATAACATCTATTCAGTTTCTTCAGAACTTGCTGCTTTCTATACCTCAAAAGGTGTTGACGGTGGTCCGATTTTAACCGACCACATCACAAGCAAACTTAGCGATCCTGAGAAAGCATTTATTAAAAAAGATGTTTCTGTAATTGAGGCGCCTGCTGCAATGATCGATTTGTTGGAGTGGTATTACACAACACGAATTAAAGGTGTAACTCCTGATGCAGATTACAACAGAATGACCATCGATTACATGTTGAACACATTAGATTGTCAGTATAATGTTTCTGATGCTGAATTTATCGGAACGGATGGCACTCCGGTAGGTGATCCATACTGGGATCCTTCAGTAGTAACTGCTGTTAACGAAATCAGAACAACAGGACTTGAGCTTACAACATATCCAAATCCTTTCACATCGTTCACAACTGTACAATTTAACCTTGATACATATGCGAGCGTGAATATTCGGATTTATGATATTACAGGCAAGGCGGTAAAACAATTTAATGCAGGAACTTTTGCTCCCGGAGTAAACAATTTGAAAATTCAAAAAGACAATATGGTTTCAGGTATCTATATTCTACGATTAGATGCAGAAACACAATTTGGTATGCAGAAAATAGTGGTTAAATAA
- a CDS encoding TonB-dependent receptor, producing the protein MKQFYKTLFILIISLSTISGAFAQSMVSGIISDSNGGATLPFANVIVKGTTTGTTTNLNGEFRLPLNAGTYTLVASFMGYESKEEVIEITNGQNVTVDFSLVAESILGEEVVVTAMMLGQKAAISSQLNAAGIVNAVSEKQIQELPDANAGDALGRLPGISLKRSGGEAQNIVLRGLNEKFSSIQLNGVQVPSTDGESRGVDLSMFSLSSLAGIEVTKALTADMDADAIAGSVNLVTKKASSNPETRIDLGGGYNNLEKSIAQFNLAVRYERRIFNEKLGVQASANAEQKIRSSEAYDQGWVIIDKDYPEINSLRLSYNDELRKRMGGSLLLDYSTNDGGTIRFNNFYNHSDRDFVRYSRNYGLKTAEVSYDIEDKERDIQTINNAISGENYVKKLKINWGGSHALTVGNTPYDHVMEFYEGGTSNTGIDINSIGDEEYIDIIRNGPSNRIIPYAYNNYEMSVLKTAYFKPSKSKDRDLIAYLDLTREFSLSDKISVTVKTGAKTRNKNRNNVNDVYRAYYTGMGDGLSFSLLDDGSIVDADYSNTSFANLQKFGNSVLLTNFLDNPVASREIFSGDYELTPMVNSSLAREWYATHKNGVNSDATDYEYRGHPSGIPKNYTVKEQINSAYFMTTLDLGKMFRLIGGVRIEQENNDYTAKYAPDVYGMSLITKDDVTDTTRNYSQTFILPSFHLKFKPLDWFDLRLAATKTLARPDFSMRLPNLVISRGDENTVYKGNTGLENTVAWNYDVIASLYESKYGLLTVGAFYKELDNVFYFLNDVVISNDEMVESYELPTGTGVGSYKGMKVSSPVNTDGTSVKGLEFDLQANLSFLPGFLGNFVLRGNYSVIQSTTYIPRFRLDVDRTTIPYTKTPVFYETEETLEGQPSKFGNVALGYDQGGFSARLSLFFQGDYVSSVSGNEKLDVMQKGYSKWDLALKQKIEKFNAELMLNVSNISNMEEGTYYKYMNLDRGSSIYGMLIDFGVRIKL; encoded by the coding sequence ATGAAGCAGTTTTACAAAACTCTATTTATCCTGATTATTAGCTTATCCACAATTTCCGGTGCATTTGCACAAAGTATGGTTAGTGGTATTATAAGCGATTCAAACGGTGGTGCCACATTACCCTTTGCCAATGTGATTGTAAAAGGAACTACAACCGGTACCACAACTAATTTAAACGGCGAATTCCGCCTTCCGTTAAATGCCGGAACCTATACTTTGGTTGCCTCTTTTATGGGCTACGAGAGCAAAGAAGAAGTAATTGAGATTACCAACGGACAAAATGTTACGGTTGATTTCAGCCTGGTGGCTGAATCGATTTTAGGTGAGGAAGTTGTTGTTACAGCAATGATGTTGGGGCAAAAAGCGGCCATTAGTTCGCAGTTAAATGCGGCAGGTATAGTAAACGCCGTATCGGAAAAACAAATTCAGGAATTGCCCGATGCAAATGCCGGTGATGCCTTAGGCCGCTTACCGGGTATATCTTTAAAACGTTCGGGTGGTGAAGCTCAGAACATTGTGTTGCGCGGATTGAATGAGAAATTCAGCAGCATTCAGTTGAACGGGGTGCAGGTACCTTCAACCGATGGCGAAAGCCGCGGAGTTGACTTGAGTATGTTCTCGTTAAGCTCGCTTGCGGGTATTGAAGTAACCAAAGCTTTAACTGCCGACATGGATGCCGATGCAATTGCAGGATCGGTTAACCTGGTGACCAAAAAAGCCTCGTCGAATCCTGAAACCAGAATAGATTTAGGTGGAGGGTATAATAACCTTGAGAAAAGTATAGCACAGTTCAACCTTGCTGTACGATACGAGCGCAGAATTTTTAACGAGAAACTGGGGGTTCAGGCTTCTGCAAATGCCGAACAGAAAATCAGAAGCAGCGAAGCCTACGATCAAGGCTGGGTGATCATTGACAAAGACTACCCTGAAATCAATAGTCTGCGCCTCTCGTACAACGATGAACTAAGAAAAAGAATGGGCGGAAGTCTCTTACTGGATTATAGCACCAATGACGGAGGAACAATACGATTCAATAATTTTTACAATCATTCTGATCGTGATTTTGTTCGATACTCCAGAAATTACGGTCTTAAAACGGCAGAAGTATCTTACGATATTGAAGACAAAGAAAGAGATATTCAGACCATCAACAATGCCATTTCGGGAGAAAATTATGTAAAGAAACTTAAAATAAACTGGGGAGGATCTCATGCTTTAACAGTTGGTAATACGCCATACGACCATGTAATGGAATTTTATGAAGGAGGAACTTCGAATACCGGAATTGACATCAACTCAATCGGTGATGAAGAGTACATTGACATCATTCGCAATGGTCCGTCAAATCGAATAATTCCTTATGCATACAACAATTACGAAATGTCTGTTCTTAAAACAGCTTATTTCAAACCAAGTAAAAGTAAGGATCGCGATTTGATTGCTTACCTCGATTTAACAAGAGAGTTTTCCTTAAGCGATAAAATAAGTGTTACTGTTAAAACCGGGGCCAAAACACGGAATAAAAACCGGAATAATGTAAACGATGTTTACCGTGCCTATTACACCGGAATGGGAGATGGTTTGTCATTTAGTTTACTCGATGACGGATCTATTGTAGATGCAGATTACAGCAATACTTCATTTGCAAATTTGCAGAAGTTCGGAAACAGTGTTCTTCTGACTAACTTTTTGGATAATCCTGTTGCTTCAAGAGAAATCTTCAGTGGCGATTATGAATTAACACCTATGGTAAATTCCAGTCTGGCCCGCGAATGGTATGCAACACATAAAAATGGTGTAAACTCTGATGCTACCGACTACGAATACAGAGGTCATCCAAGTGGAATTCCTAAAAACTATACCGTAAAAGAACAGATAAATTCAGCCTATTTTATGACTACCCTCGATCTGGGTAAAATGTTCAGGCTGATTGGTGGTGTACGCATCGAACAGGAAAACAATGACTATACCGCAAAATATGCTCCCGATGTGTATGGTATGAGTTTAATTACCAAAGACGATGTAACTGATACTACCCGAAATTATTCTCAGACTTTTATTCTGCCCAGTTTCCATTTAAAATTTAAGCCGCTTGATTGGTTCGACTTACGATTAGCCGCAACCAAAACCCTGGCTCGTCCTGACTTTTCAATGCGTTTGCCAAATCTTGTAATCAGCCGTGGCGATGAAAATACCGTTTACAAAGGGAACACCGGTTTGGAAAATACGGTAGCATGGAATTACGATGTTATTGCTTCGTTGTATGAATCGAAATACGGATTATTAACTGTTGGAGCTTTTTATAAAGAGTTGGATAATGTGTTTTACTTCCTGAACGATGTGGTTATCTCAAACGACGAAATGGTTGAGAGCTATGAACTGCCAACCGGAACAGGTGTTGGAAGTTACAAGGGAATGAAGGTTAGTTCGCCGGTAAATACCGATGGTACCTCTGTTAAAGGATTGGAATTTGATTTGCAGGCAAACCTTTCTTTTCTGCCGGGCTTTTTAGGCAACTTTGTTTTGCGAGGCAACTACTCGGTAATTCAATCAACTACTTACATTCCTCGTTTCCGTTTAGATGTGGATCGCACAACAATTCCATATACCAAAACACCGGTTTTTTACGAAACAGAAGAAACTTTGGAAGGACAACCCAGCAAATTCGGAAACGTTGCGTTGGGATACGATCAGGGAGGTTTCTCTGCCCGCTTGTCGCTATTCTTCCAGGGAGATTATGTGTCGTCTGTTTCGGGCAACGAAAAGTTAGACGTAATGCAGAAAGGTTACTCCAAATGGGATCTTGCCTTAAAACAAAAAATCGAGAAGTTTAATGCAGAGTTGATGCTTAATGTAAGCAACATCTCGAATATGGAGGAAGGTACATATTACAAGTACATGAATCTTGATCGTGGAAGCTCAATTTACGGGATGCTTATTGATTTTGGTGTTCGCATCAAACTGTAA
- a CDS encoding RagB/SusD family nutrient uptake outer membrane protein — protein MRLNKTIILVSIMCLFTFNGCNTFLEEEPQTLVSLEELDENIVESLLVGMYEPLTRSRGRLWESHWGRALILVEEHAVSRLREKNDVANYHFESDPYLFSAGWPTIYESISRANSLLKLLNDDQNLDENYKNEARGEACFIRALDYFQLVRIFGEVPLRIEPVTGPDDANLALSSIEDVYSQIILDMTEAVNYLPEKTDDPGRATKGAAKTALADIFLTLKRYSEARELAKEIIENKNTYGYGILTSLDELYSPTSPTNEEDIFSLKFSRYVGQGSFLAAYGAPLSHPEVAAVRAFEDYGANTNAPLLKNWNDNDLRKALNIYNTATINGQLVDIEMAGDYTHVYGKHRDPGQPEETASGVDYYLYRYADVLLIFAETENLINGPTTEAYDAVNKVRRRAYGVDVNTFNMEVDLPADLSREEFDELIFRERGYEFMNEGKRWFDLKRTGRWATIIPEAGKDLPKSLYWPFPGNEILHNDYID, from the coding sequence ATGCGATTAAACAAAACAATCATACTCGTTTCAATCATGTGTCTGTTCACTTTTAACGGATGCAATACATTTCTGGAGGAAGAACCACAGACCCTGGTTTCTTTGGAGGAATTGGACGAGAATATTGTTGAAAGTTTACTGGTTGGCATGTACGAACCTTTAACCCGAAGCCGGGGCAGACTTTGGGAATCGCATTGGGGAAGAGCTTTAATTTTGGTAGAAGAACATGCTGTTTCGCGTTTAAGGGAAAAAAACGATGTGGCCAACTATCATTTCGAAAGTGATCCGTATTTGTTTTCTGCCGGCTGGCCTACCATCTATGAATCGATTAGCAGGGCAAATAGTTTGTTAAAACTGTTAAACGACGATCAGAATTTGGATGAAAATTACAAAAATGAAGCAAGGGGAGAAGCCTGTTTTATACGCGCCTTAGACTATTTTCAGCTGGTTCGGATATTTGGCGAAGTTCCCTTACGGATTGAACCGGTCACCGGTCCCGACGATGCAAATCTGGCTTTGAGTTCCATTGAGGATGTTTACTCACAAATTATTCTGGACATGACCGAAGCAGTAAACTATCTTCCTGAAAAAACAGATGATCCGGGAAGAGCTACAAAAGGCGCAGCCAAAACGGCATTGGCCGATATTTTTCTAACACTAAAACGGTACAGTGAAGCAAGGGAATTGGCAAAGGAAATTATCGAAAACAAAAATACCTACGGATATGGTATACTTACATCGCTCGATGAATTGTATTCACCCACTTCACCCACAAACGAAGAAGATATTTTCTCGCTTAAATTTTCGCGATACGTAGGGCAGGGGAGTTTTCTGGCAGCGTATGGGGCGCCTTTATCTCATCCTGAAGTTGCTGCTGTTCGTGCTTTTGAAGATTATGGTGCCAATACAAACGCGCCACTTTTAAAAAACTGGAATGACAATGATTTAAGAAAAGCGCTGAATATTTATAACACAGCCACCATTAACGGGCAGCTGGTTGATATTGAGATGGCCGGAGATTATACACACGTTTACGGCAAGCATCGCGATCCGGGCCAACCGGAAGAAACTGCTTCGGGCGTTGACTATTATTTGTACCGTTATGCCGATGTATTATTAATTTTTGCTGAAACCGAAAACCTGATTAACGGGCCAACTACGGAGGCTTACGATGCCGTAAACAAGGTCCGCAGAAGGGCCTACGGAGTTGATGTAAATACGTTCAATATGGAGGTTGATTTACCAGCTGATCTTTCTCGCGAAGAATTTGATGAACTGATTTTTCGGGAACGGGGTTACGAATTTATGAACGAAGGGAAACGTTGGTTCGACCTGAAACGAACAGGCAGGTGGGCGACCATAATTCCCGAGGCAGGGAAAGATCTTCCAAAATCTCTTTATTGGCCTTTCCCCGGAAACGAAATTTTGCACAACGATTACATCGATTAA
- a CDS encoding TonB-dependent receptor, which translates to MRLNLLLTVLFVNLFVFGSRAQSAKISLSLQNAPLQKFISEIEEQSDYYFIYQDEVFDDEQLITIKVQNVTLEIILFELEKQTSLSAELIGYQVILKRKDKQQEPLPASNKRIINGRVVNEFGIPLPGVAITMKGTLFGTLSNSNGLFELTAPKKPVVLVFSFVGLGTKEILVTSEKELHVVLTSKVISIEEVVAVGYGTVKKTENTGSIASIKTKLLKDFPVTTIEQGLKGHVAGVQITQNSGQPGAGMSVRIRGVSSIAGGNEPLYVIDGIPTFNSDVRELNGLSGISPGDISSVEVLKDAIATAIYGSRAANGVILITTQKGNSGKMQVTYDSYLEIQNVRKKLPLMSGDEYISYANEYYSNARNISEVQRQQNLTAINNYGNANTDWQDEVFRTAYHHGQNITFSGGGSNNQYYASLNYVRQNGIVENTDFTRFGFRLNLERDITNWLSINGRTSFSKVIQNGFLAGDGTNSRNNQKSGIGATLLVPSTIGVYDENGDFSSVLAYPFSYDVMDNPVAMLQALDRNTMYYFIGGFDVDTKLASWISNTTRLGMEYTNRIHDYYLPSNLQQLGAQTAELDDIKILGNIFEDFFTINKTLGEKLSFEAIGGFSAQWEDYQSISLAGTGFPSDDLLNNSIQAATSVSTPVINRTKTTLASFFSRIHMAYHNKYLMSLSIRYDGSSVFSESDKWATFPAVALAWRIGEEDFLKNTKISNLKLRSSWGLSGNQAIKPYQSLFVGEIVNTGQGAGSGINVGLAPTLPNKNLSWETTEQYNLGIDYGMYNERFRLVFDYYVRNTRDLLANVTLPGSAGYSTYVDNVGAVQNKGFELSLGADLVNRKDWLFAFNFNFSKNNNVVVATKNNQDIIPVSTDNATRTQAIVRVGEPIFSFYLPKYLGLDENGKPMYDDVNKDGIIDDADSQVAGSSLPDFFYGLDISLQYKNLALTMNWQGVYGAKLNNVNMMTLTDPEPIANRIQNIRDYYPLVSDDYIVWDSDRFIEDASFFRLKNIKLEYKIPGISNVIDDVTLYISGQNILTFTKYSGFEPEVNSFSNENQLQGVDYAAFPSAKTVTLGVNVKF; encoded by the coding sequence ATGAGATTAAACCTGCTGCTTACTGTCCTTTTCGTTAACCTGTTTGTTTTTGGTTCCCGGGCACAATCGGCTAAAATTAGTCTTAGTCTGCAAAATGCACCTTTACAAAAATTCATTTCCGAAATAGAAGAACAAAGCGACTACTATTTTATTTACCAGGACGAAGTTTTTGACGACGAGCAGTTAATTACTATAAAAGTACAAAATGTTACGCTTGAAATTATATTGTTTGAACTGGAGAAGCAGACCTCTTTAAGTGCTGAACTAATTGGTTATCAGGTAATATTAAAACGAAAGGATAAACAGCAAGAACCACTGCCTGCAAGCAATAAACGAATAATTAATGGCCGGGTTGTTAACGAGTTTGGAATTCCCTTACCCGGAGTAGCAATAACCATGAAGGGCACTTTGTTCGGAACGCTTTCCAATTCGAATGGTCTCTTTGAATTAACTGCTCCCAAAAAGCCGGTTGTACTTGTATTTTCGTTTGTTGGTTTAGGAACCAAGGAAATACTTGTTACATCTGAAAAAGAGTTACACGTTGTTTTAACAAGCAAAGTGATTAGTATTGAGGAGGTTGTGGCTGTTGGATACGGTACGGTTAAAAAAACCGAAAACACAGGTTCTATCGCATCCATAAAAACAAAATTGCTAAAAGACTTTCCGGTAACTACCATCGAGCAAGGTTTGAAAGGACATGTTGCCGGAGTGCAAATTACCCAAAATTCGGGTCAGCCGGGTGCCGGTATGAGTGTTCGTATTCGTGGCGTTTCATCCATTGCCGGAGGAAACGAACCCTTGTACGTGATCGACGGAATTCCAACATTTAATTCCGATGTGCGCGAATTGAATGGCCTTTCAGGAATTAGCCCCGGCGATATTAGCTCTGTTGAAGTTTTAAAAGATGCAATTGCTACTGCCATTTATGGTTCGAGAGCGGCCAACGGAGTAATCCTGATTACCACACAAAAAGGAAATTCCGGAAAAATGCAGGTGACTTACGATTCGTACCTTGAAATACAAAATGTGCGAAAAAAACTTCCGTTAATGAGCGGAGATGAATACATCAGTTACGCAAACGAGTATTATTCGAATGCACGGAACATATCGGAAGTACAACGTCAACAGAACCTAACAGCCATTAACAACTACGGCAACGCCAATACCGATTGGCAGGATGAAGTTTTCAGAACAGCTTATCATCACGGTCAGAATATAACTTTTTCAGGAGGTGGAAGTAATAACCAGTATTACGCATCATTAAATTATGTGCGTCAAAACGGAATTGTTGAGAATACCGATTTTACCCGGTTTGGATTCAGGCTCAACCTTGAACGAGACATTACAAATTGGTTAAGTATTAACGGAAGGACATCGTTTAGTAAAGTTATTCAGAATGGATTTTTGGCAGGAGATGGTACAAACTCCCGAAACAACCAAAAATCGGGGATAGGAGCAACTTTACTTGTTCCGTCAACGATTGGTGTGTACGACGAAAATGGCGATTTTTCATCGGTTTTGGCTTATCCTTTTAGTTACGATGTGATGGACAATCCGGTAGCGATGCTGCAGGCACTCGATCGGAATACTATGTATTATTTTATCGGAGGTTTTGATGTGGACACCAAACTAGCCTCCTGGATTTCGAATACCACGCGTTTGGGAATGGAATACACAAACAGGATTCACGACTATTATTTGCCGAGCAACTTGCAGCAGTTAGGGGCGCAAACGGCAGAACTGGATGACATAAAGATTTTGGGAAATATTTTTGAAGATTTTTTTACGATAAATAAAACGCTGGGTGAAAAATTATCGTTTGAAGCAATTGGTGGTTTTTCGGCGCAATGGGAAGATTATCAGAGCATAAGTCTTGCCGGAACAGGCTTCCCTTCCGACGATCTTCTGAATAATTCAATTCAGGCGGCAACTTCAGTTTCTACTCCTGTAATTAACCGTACAAAAACAACACTGGCTTCGTTTTTTAGTCGCATTCACATGGCATATCACAACAAATATTTGATGTCATTAAGTATTCGTTACGATGGTTCTTCGGTATTTTCCGAAAGTGATAAATGGGCGACCTTCCCGGCAGTGGCACTGGCCTGGCGTATTGGCGAGGAAGATTTTCTTAAGAATACCAAAATATCAAACCTGAAATTGCGCAGCAGCTGGGGTTTGTCGGGTAATCAGGCGATTAAACCGTATCAGTCTCTTTTTGTAGGTGAAATAGTAAATACAGGACAGGGGGCCGGCAGCGGAATTAACGTTGGACTTGCACCCACATTGCCAAATAAAAATCTCTCGTGGGAAACCACTGAACAATACAACCTGGGTATCGATTACGGCATGTATAACGAGAGATTCAGGCTTGTATTTGATTATTATGTGCGGAATACCAGAGACTTACTGGCCAACGTTACACTGCCCGGATCGGCAGGTTACTCAACCTATGTTGATAATGTTGGAGCCGTGCAAAACAAAGGTTTCGAATTGTCGTTGGGGGCTGATTTGGTAAACCGCAAGGATTGGCTTTTTGCTTTCAATTTTAATTTCTCGAAAAATAATAACGTTGTTGTGGCAACAAAAAACAACCAGGATATTATTCCTGTATCCACTGATAACGCCACCAGAACACAAGCTATTGTTCGGGTTGGGGAGCCTATATTTTCCTTTTATCTGCCAAAATACCTCGGTTTGGATGAGAATGGAAAACCAATGTACGACGATGTGAATAAGGATGGCATAATTGACGACGCAGATAGTCAGGTTGCCGGTAGTTCTTTGCCCGATTTCTTTTATGGGCTCGACATCAGTTTGCAGTATAAAAATCTCGCATTAACAATGAATTGGCAGGGTGTTTACGGGGCCAAACTAAACAATGTAAACATGATGACACTAACTGATCCGGAACCAATTGCCAACCGCATTCAAAATATAAGAGACTATTATCCGCTTGTTAGTGATGATTATATTGTGTGGGATTCAGACCGTTTTATAGAAGACGCGTCGTTTTTTCGATTAAAAAATATTAAACTGGAGTACAAAATTCCGGGCATTTCTAATGTGATAGATGATGTAACTTTGTACATCAGCGGACAAAATATTCTGACTTTTACAAAATATTCGGGTTTCGAACCGGAAGTAAATAGTTTTAGTAATGAAAATCAGTTACAGGGAGTTGATTATGCCGCTTTCCCATCGGCAAAAACGGTAACATTGGGAGTTAATGTAAAGTTTTAA